One genomic segment of Pseudoalteromonas sp. GCY includes these proteins:
- a CDS encoding TonB-dependent receptor — protein sequence MPHPNVLLNTITLTLLSVVSMETSAQVEEEIEVIEVYAQKRKQSINDVAIAVKPLSRQVITEAALKDTTELGSLVANVKISQNAAEGTPPAVSIRGVGLVDYNTANTSPVGVYLDGISVGSANNQIINLFDIEQVEVLKGPQGTLFGRNTTGGAILVRTARPTDGDFASVSVGGGSDSLTRARTMLNYSLNQNSAMRLAASHNNYEYTTYNLQPDAPEAYMEQNDVRLSYFGEFDKFSVFVKLDYAHWNGLVQPVGNIGLFSNPLNGSLCSPAQAGTSNCVDALGFNIGSDDFWAVRVNNYQKHHSISKGVTTEVGYVLDDRSQLIYLGAFNRLDRIHGFNCDGSPFSLCEGELGLKNEKLVNELRFEQSMETGFLTVGLFQLEERIYQDNFNDLLRDFRGTPNGASAATFFYDNDIKVKSIALFGQYEYEISEHTDVLVGVRYSDEKVNYDSFSYLNVPFGDNLAGILVPAYDIEGKESDSNLSGKLSVIHKVKPDKSVYYSLSNGVKSGGYNGGFLISKDAAIQASYGPEELIAHEIGAKLLFNELKLRTNLAAFYYDYKDQQVFMNQASEVPGAPPYQLLENVGKSKIYGAEIENTWYLSEQTQIGLDIGYIPEANFEEFIDPVGVVLTDNRLPFTSEWNISGQINYAFNWDEVSIKSRIAFDYQSEYYFDQNESPYAKQPSYMLWNANLQMEYRDWQLGIWGKNLLDKEYSHLKFDLSSFLGMLEDFKGEGRRIGMDVTYRF from the coding sequence ATGCCACATCCAAATGTGCTGTTAAATACGATAACACTAACATTACTCTCTGTCGTATCGATGGAAACATCAGCACAAGTCGAAGAAGAAATCGAAGTCATTGAGGTATACGCTCAAAAAAGAAAGCAGTCTATCAACGATGTTGCTATCGCTGTTAAACCCTTATCCAGACAAGTCATTACTGAAGCCGCACTGAAAGATACGACCGAACTGGGTAGTTTAGTTGCGAATGTAAAAATCAGTCAAAATGCAGCTGAGGGCACACCTCCAGCAGTCAGCATTCGAGGTGTTGGACTAGTCGATTACAATACGGCTAACACTTCTCCGGTTGGTGTGTATTTAGACGGTATATCTGTTGGGTCGGCGAATAACCAAATTATCAACTTGTTTGATATTGAACAGGTTGAAGTGTTGAAAGGTCCACAAGGTACACTTTTTGGTAGAAATACAACTGGGGGGGCAATTTTAGTGCGCACGGCGCGCCCAACAGATGGTGACTTTGCTTCTGTCAGTGTGGGGGGCGGTTCTGATTCTTTAACAAGAGCACGGACAATGCTCAATTATAGCCTAAATCAAAATAGCGCGATGCGACTTGCCGCGAGCCACAATAACTATGAATACACAACGTATAACCTCCAGCCTGACGCTCCTGAAGCGTATATGGAACAAAATGATGTTCGATTAAGTTATTTTGGCGAGTTTGATAAGTTCAGTGTTTTTGTGAAATTAGATTATGCTCATTGGAATGGACTGGTTCAGCCAGTCGGGAATATCGGATTATTCTCAAACCCTTTGAATGGTTCATTATGTTCTCCAGCGCAAGCGGGCACTAGCAACTGCGTTGATGCGCTTGGCTTTAATATTGGCAGTGACGATTTTTGGGCTGTGCGGGTCAATAATTATCAAAAACATCACAGTATAAGCAAAGGCGTTACAACAGAGGTCGGGTATGTACTGGATGATCGGTCTCAACTTATTTATCTTGGGGCTTTCAATCGCTTAGATAGGATACATGGATTTAATTGTGATGGAAGTCCATTTTCATTATGTGAAGGTGAGTTAGGGCTTAAAAATGAAAAGCTGGTGAATGAGCTCAGATTTGAGCAAAGTATGGAGACCGGCTTTCTAACGGTAGGCTTATTTCAACTAGAAGAGCGTATTTACCAAGATAATTTCAATGACTTATTACGTGATTTTAGGGGAACCCCTAATGGTGCAAGTGCGGCGACCTTTTTCTATGACAATGATATCAAAGTAAAATCAATAGCTTTGTTTGGTCAATATGAATATGAAATCAGTGAACATACTGATGTACTTGTAGGAGTAAGGTACAGCGATGAAAAGGTGAATTATGACTCTTTCTCTTACCTAAATGTGCCATTCGGAGATAACCTCGCTGGCATTTTAGTCCCTGCCTACGACATTGAGGGCAAAGAATCCGATAGTAATTTGTCTGGAAAATTGTCAGTTATCCATAAAGTTAAACCGGATAAAAGTGTTTATTATAGTTTATCTAATGGTGTAAAAAGCGGCGGCTATAACGGTGGCTTCCTTATTTCGAAGGATGCTGCGATACAGGCAAGTTATGGCCCCGAAGAACTAATCGCTCATGAAATAGGAGCAAAGCTGTTATTTAATGAGCTTAAGCTTCGTACAAATTTGGCCGCTTTTTACTATGATTATAAAGACCAACAGGTATTTATGAATCAGGCTTCAGAAGTACCTGGAGCACCGCCTTATCAGTTACTTGAAAACGTAGGTAAGTCAAAAATCTATGGTGCTGAGATAGAAAACACTTGGTATCTATCGGAGCAAACTCAAATAGGCTTGGATATAGGGTATATACCTGAAGCTAACTTTGAGGAGTTTATCGATCCAGTTGGTGTTGTATTGACCGACAATCGCTTACCGTTTACATCCGAATGGAATATCTCTGGACAAATAAATTATGCATTTAATTGGGATGAAGTTAGTATAAAAAGTAGAATAGCATTTGATTATCAAAGCGAATATTACTTTGACCAAAACGAATCTCCCTATGCTAAGCAGCCCAGTTATATGCTTTGGAATGCCAATCTACAGATGGAATATAGAGACTGGCAGTTAGGTATTTGGGGTAAAAATCTTCTAGATAAAGAGTATAGCCACCTTAAATTTGACCTAAGTAGCTTTTTGGGAATGTTGGAAGACTTTAAAGGTGAGGGAAGAAGGATAGGCATGGATGTAACATATCGCTTTTGA